Proteins from one Malaya genurostris strain Urasoe2022 chromosome 2, Malgen_1.1, whole genome shotgun sequence genomic window:
- the LOC131428443 gene encoding uncharacterized protein LOC131428443 isoform X2 — protein sequence MNYFTSIIFSGLAALCLADYTEKQLQTINFIVGKCAQEQDIELNSDFTKQWMYTGLLFPDEEISKKFAVCTLRALDGIDADGTIQSQLLIDLLADGHDVQIITDHINECNTGEGDTIEDRGYNFYKCFWGEKSFIPYLSGIEP from the exons ATGAATTATTTTACCAGCATCATTTTCTCGGGATTAGCAGCCTTATGTCTG GCTGATTATACAGAAAAACAACTACAGACAATAAATTTCATCGTTGGAAAATGTGCTCAAGAACAGGACATAGAGTTGAACAGTGATTTTACGAAACAATGGATGTACACTGGACTCCTTTTCCCAGATGAGGAgatatcgaag AAATTTGCCGTTTGTACTCTTCGCGCTCTAGACGGGATTGATGCTGATGGTACGATTCAATCTCAACTTTTGATTGACCTTCTGGCCGATGGTCATGACGTTCAGATAATAACAGATCACATTAATGAATGTAATACGGGTGAGGGAGATACCATCGAAGATAGAGGATACAACTTCTACAAGTGTTTCTGGGGTGAAAAGTCATTCATTCCGTATCTGTCCGGTATTGAGCCTTGA